From a single Streptomyces misionensis genomic region:
- a CDS encoding ABC transporter substrate-binding protein produces the protein MRRNRGAAVVALAAATALLAGCSSHSGKSDPLSGGKASGGEVVVGSNNFPESTLLADIYGEALKAKGIKVTYKPNIGSRETTYGLLKNGSLSVLPEYNGALLAYLDPKATPKSAEGTTAAIKTKLDAKLTLLEPSAAEDKDSLAVNAATARKYHLTEKSTIADLKGVAKDLVIGGSPEFQTRQQGLVGLKSVYGLDFKSFKALDAGGTLTQTALKKDDVQVADIFSTDPTIAKEKFVALKDPENLFGFQNVQPLVVKSAVSQKGVDALNAVSAKLDTATLLDLDAQVQNQRKDPLDVAKTWLKSAGLG, from the coding sequence ATGCGGAGGAACCGGGGCGCGGCGGTGGTCGCCCTCGCGGCGGCGACGGCCCTGCTGGCAGGCTGCTCCTCCCACTCCGGAAAGTCCGACCCCCTGTCGGGCGGCAAGGCGAGCGGCGGCGAAGTGGTCGTCGGCTCCAACAACTTCCCCGAGAGCACCCTGCTCGCCGACATCTACGGCGAAGCCCTCAAGGCCAAGGGGATCAAGGTCACGTACAAGCCGAACATCGGCAGCCGGGAGACCACCTACGGCCTGCTGAAGAACGGCTCCCTCTCGGTGCTGCCCGAGTACAACGGCGCGCTGCTGGCCTACCTCGACCCCAAGGCGACGCCGAAGAGCGCCGAGGGGACCACGGCCGCCATCAAGACGAAACTGGACGCCAAGCTGACCCTGCTGGAGCCCTCGGCGGCCGAGGACAAGGACTCGCTGGCGGTCAACGCCGCCACCGCGCGCAAGTACCACCTCACCGAGAAGTCCACCATCGCGGACCTGAAGGGCGTCGCGAAGGACCTGGTGATCGGCGGCTCGCCGGAGTTCCAGACCCGGCAGCAGGGCCTGGTGGGCCTGAAGTCCGTCTACGGCCTCGACTTCAAGTCCTTCAAGGCGCTGGACGCGGGCGGCACGCTCACCCAGACCGCCCTGAAGAAGGACGACGTCCAGGTCGCCGACATCTTCAGCACCGACCCGACCATCGCCAAGGAGAAGTTCGTCGCCCTCAAGGACCCGGAGAACCTCTTCGGCTTCCAGAACGTGCAGCCGCTCGTCGTCAAGAGCGCCGTGTCCCAGAAGGGCGTGGACGCGCTGAACGCCGTCTCTGCCAAGCTCGACACCGCGACCCTGCTGGACCTGGACGCGCAGGTGCAGAACCAGCGCAAGGACCCGCTGGACGTCGCGAAGACCTGGCTGAAGTCGGCCGGGCTCGGCTGA
- a CDS encoding tellurite resistance TerB family protein, producing the protein MALWDRIKESASQMQTQLVAKKNDLKSGAFRDASMAMCALVAAADGTVDPSERQRVAQLIATNEVLQNFPADDLRRRFDDNLNKLTADFAFGKVSVLQEIAKAKKKPAEARAVIQIGIVIGGADGDFDKTEQAVVREACYTLDLPPHEFDL; encoded by the coding sequence ATGGCCCTGTGGGACCGCATCAAGGAGTCGGCGTCGCAGATGCAGACCCAGTTGGTGGCGAAGAAGAACGACCTGAAGAGCGGTGCGTTCCGGGACGCGAGCATGGCGATGTGCGCGCTGGTCGCCGCCGCCGACGGCACCGTCGACCCCTCGGAGCGCCAGCGCGTCGCCCAGCTGATCGCCACCAACGAGGTGCTGCAGAACTTCCCCGCGGACGATCTGCGGCGCCGCTTCGACGACAACCTGAACAAGCTGACGGCCGACTTCGCCTTCGGCAAGGTGAGCGTGCTCCAGGAGATCGCCAAGGCGAAGAAGAAGCCCGCCGAGGCGCGGGCCGTCATCCAGATCGGCATCGTCATCGGCGGCGCCGACGGCGACTTCGACAAGACCGAGCAGGCCGTGGTCCGCGAGGCCTGCTACACCCTGGACCTGCCGCCGCACGAGTTCGACCTCTGA
- a CDS encoding DUF6114 domain-containing protein, which translates to MADRTSRGPRGTFRAWRARRPFWGGLLLALGGGEILLTEKASLKVVMHIGMQGLAGYLLPGLMVLLGLLLLFNPAQRLFYSITAVLLSLGTWLTSNLGGFFIGLLLGVVGSCLAFGWLPDQEPRTSRRKRRQARALAAQEAEGTAA; encoded by the coding sequence ATGGCCGACCGTACGAGCCGGGGCCCGCGGGGCACCTTCCGGGCATGGCGGGCCCGGCGGCCGTTCTGGGGCGGGCTGCTGCTCGCCCTGGGCGGTGGCGAGATCCTGCTGACCGAGAAGGCGTCGCTGAAAGTCGTGATGCACATCGGCATGCAGGGGCTCGCCGGCTATCTGCTGCCGGGTCTGATGGTCCTGCTGGGCCTGCTGCTCCTCTTCAACCCGGCCCAGCGGCTCTTCTACTCCATCACCGCAGTGCTGCTCTCGCTGGGCACCTGGCTCACCTCCAACCTGGGCGGCTTCTTCATCGGACTGCTGCTCGGCGTCGTCGGCAGCTGCCTCGCCTTCGGCTGGCTCCCCGACCAGGAGCCGCGCACGAGCCGCCGCAAGCGCCGCCAGGCGCGGGCCCTCGCCGCACAGGAGGCCGAGGGAACCGCGGCATGA
- a CDS encoding DUF6230 family protein encodes MASSPDISSTGNTPENPGSGSPSEAPSGAAAPSGVRRGRVRARRAAVMAVPATIVAAGLAVLTAQGALGVQFAISGMPFTVTAEQLNGTGFEQFGGLDNMADDSPNAGDTGGQVLVVTSAIKKATLSKLCQSVDLGGTNLRITAGNGANKVTASDLTTDSTEMSGDAAFNNIEIGNDASTLTEANAKGPKGVFSQQADKVHIDNLRQTNYATTAGVFKLPGLKLSFSDKAC; translated from the coding sequence ATGGCCTCGTCCCCGGACATCTCGTCCACCGGCAACACCCCTGAGAACCCGGGAAGCGGTTCACCCTCCGAAGCACCGAGCGGCGCCGCCGCCCCCAGCGGGGTGAGACGGGGCCGCGTCCGGGCCCGCCGCGCCGCGGTGATGGCGGTGCCCGCCACGATCGTCGCCGCCGGCCTCGCGGTGCTCACCGCGCAGGGCGCGCTGGGCGTGCAGTTCGCCATCTCCGGCATGCCGTTCACGGTCACCGCGGAGCAGCTGAACGGAACCGGCTTCGAGCAGTTCGGCGGCCTGGACAACATGGCCGACGACAGCCCGAACGCGGGTGACACCGGCGGCCAGGTGCTGGTCGTCACCTCCGCCATCAAGAAGGCCACGCTGTCCAAGCTGTGTCAGAGCGTCGACCTCGGCGGCACCAACCTGCGGATCACCGCGGGCAACGGCGCCAACAAGGTCACCGCCTCCGATCTGACCACCGACTCCACCGAGATGTCGGGCGACGCGGCGTTCAACAACATCGAGATCGGCAACGACGCCAGCACGCTGACCGAGGCCAACGCGAAGGGCCCGAAGGGCGTCTTCAGCCAGCAGGCCGACAAGGTGCACATCGACAACCTGCGGCAGACCAACTACGCGACCACGGCTGGGGTGTTCAAGCTGCCCGGCCTCAAGCTCAGCTTCAGCGACAAGGCTTGCTGA
- a CDS encoding Tat pathway signal sequence domain protein: protein MRTRILVALAGTATATALALVSAGPASAAGAVLTTGSAGGTAVAVGDTLTAPLASGTNATFYSSATGTSGVKCTNSQFTASVTGNPTAPGTATESVTAHTATNCTSNVTGVLSVGGITIDNLPYSATVASDGTLTVTPRSGSVIQSTVKLNTLLGSVTCIYQGPSLTGKADNSDNSITFTNQQFTKISGSSLCFSTAYFSAKYAPVTDGGAKVFVN from the coding sequence ATGCGTACGCGAATCCTCGTCGCCCTCGCCGGTACCGCCACCGCCACCGCTCTCGCCCTGGTGTCGGCCGGTCCCGCCTCCGCGGCCGGCGCGGTCCTGACCACGGGCAGCGCCGGTGGCACCGCCGTCGCGGTCGGCGACACCCTCACCGCGCCCCTGGCGAGCGGCACCAACGCCACCTTCTACTCCAGCGCCACCGGCACCAGCGGCGTGAAGTGCACCAACTCCCAGTTCACCGCCTCGGTCACCGGCAACCCGACCGCGCCCGGCACCGCCACCGAGTCCGTCACCGCGCACACCGCGACCAACTGCACCAGCAATGTCACCGGTGTGCTCAGCGTCGGCGGCATCACCATCGACAACCTGCCCTACTCGGCGACGGTCGCCTCCGACGGCACCCTCACCGTCACGCCCCGCAGCGGCTCCGTCATCCAGTCCACGGTCAAGCTCAACACCCTGCTGGGCAGCGTCACCTGCATTTACCAGGGCCCGAGCCTCACCGGCAAGGCGGACAACAGCGACAACAGCATCACCTTCACCAACCAGCAGTTCACCAAGATCTCCGGCTCGTCGCTGTGCTTCTCCACGGCCTACTTCTCGGCCAAGTACGCGCCGGTGACCGACGGCGGAGCCAAGGTGTTCGTCAACTGA
- a CDS encoding ScbR family autoregulator-binding transcription factor codes for MARQLRAEQTRSTIISAAADLFDQHGYESTSLSDIVAHAKVTKGALYFHFAAKEDLAHAILELEARAARQLVADVEGRGYSSLEGLMRTTFGVARLAVDDPVPRAGLRLATADVTVRPPLRHPYTEWLEFAARKFSGAVREADVHSDLDVAAAAHSLVCFFFGTRVTGRFEPVGRLPRRVAEMWHLMIRGLVPVHRRPRYVTLATQLEREIRTA; via the coding sequence ATGGCGAGGCAGTTACGCGCCGAACAGACCCGGTCGACGATCATCTCCGCCGCCGCGGATCTGTTCGACCAGCACGGCTACGAGTCCACCAGTCTCAGCGACATCGTCGCACACGCGAAGGTCACCAAGGGGGCCCTCTACTTCCACTTCGCCGCCAAGGAAGACCTGGCGCACGCCATCCTGGAGCTGGAGGCCCGGGCGGCCCGGCAGCTCGTGGCCGATGTCGAGGGCCGCGGCTACTCCTCCCTGGAGGGTCTGATGCGCACCACCTTCGGGGTCGCCCGGCTCGCCGTGGACGACCCGGTGCCGCGCGCCGGGCTCCGCCTCGCCACCGCCGACGTCACCGTACGGCCGCCGCTGCGCCACCCCTACACCGAGTGGCTGGAGTTCGCCGCCCGCAAGTTCAGCGGGGCCGTCCGGGAGGCCGATGTGCACAGCGACCTCGACGTCGCCGCGGCCGCCCACTCGCTCGTCTGCTTCTTCTTCGGCACCCGGGTCACCGGCCGGTTCGAACCGGTGGGGCGGCTGCCGCGCCGGGTCGCCGAGATGTGGCACCTGATGATCCGCGGCCTGGTCCCGGTGCACCGCCGCCCCCGCTACGTCACCCTCGCCACGCAGCTGGAGCGGGAGATCAGAACCGCCTGA
- a CDS encoding damage-control phosphatase ARMT1 family protein, with protein sequence MPDTPFAPVILGNVPGSFPHGVLAERHPAIIRQVRGALPYAPAQRRALDALLASCTEGTIEPLPANAPDREHWRAWGADAYTGQRWYDVPWLWSESYFYRQLLAAVGYFGPGAWQGIDPFRPVKRAELDAPETDRELAALDALRELPEPERGRALLHGSLWGNRADLGFRLSAEGAEERAPAPALVADDSARLWSLLPPGGDATLVLVADNAGRELVPDLLLIAHLLAGGRAARAVLHVKPYPYYVSDATTADVLDALDRLRAAPGEAAEYGRLLWSALSDGRLAVRAHPFSCAPLPYERMPDDLRAEFAAATLTVLKGDLNYRRLVGDRRWPPTTSFAAATAYFPGPVAALRTLKSEVITGLSAGTEAELVAAEGQRWRTGGTHALIQVR encoded by the coding sequence ATGCCCGACACCCCGTTCGCACCCGTGATCCTCGGCAACGTACCCGGTTCCTTCCCGCACGGCGTGCTGGCCGAGCGGCACCCGGCGATCATCCGGCAGGTGCGAGGCGCCCTCCCGTACGCCCCCGCGCAGCGGCGGGCGCTGGACGCACTGCTGGCGAGCTGCACCGAGGGCACCATCGAGCCGCTGCCCGCAAACGCCCCGGACCGCGAGCACTGGCGGGCGTGGGGAGCGGACGCGTACACCGGACAGCGCTGGTACGACGTGCCGTGGCTGTGGTCCGAGAGCTACTTCTACCGCCAACTGCTCGCGGCCGTCGGCTACTTCGGCCCCGGCGCCTGGCAGGGCATCGACCCCTTCCGCCCCGTCAAGCGCGCCGAGCTGGACGCCCCGGAGACCGACCGGGAACTCGCCGCCCTCGACGCACTGCGGGAGCTGCCGGAACCGGAGCGCGGGCGGGCCCTGCTGCACGGTTCCCTCTGGGGCAACCGCGCCGACCTGGGGTTCCGGCTCTCCGCCGAGGGCGCCGAGGAGCGCGCGCCCGCGCCCGCGCTGGTCGCCGACGACAGCGCGCGGCTGTGGTCGCTGCTGCCGCCCGGCGGGGACGCGACCCTCGTCCTGGTCGCGGACAACGCGGGCCGCGAACTCGTCCCCGACCTGCTGCTGATCGCCCACCTCCTCGCCGGGGGCCGGGCCGCGCGGGCGGTGCTGCACGTCAAGCCGTACCCGTACTACGTCTCGGACGCCACCACCGCCGATGTGCTCGACGCCCTGGACCGGCTCCGCGCCGCGCCGGGCGAGGCCGCCGAGTACGGGCGGCTGCTGTGGTCGGCGCTGTCCGACGGCCGGCTCGCGGTGCGCGCCCACCCCTTCTCCTGCGCACCGCTGCCGTACGAGCGGATGCCGGACGACCTGCGCGCCGAGTTCGCCGCCGCGACCCTCACCGTGCTCAAGGGCGACCTCAACTACCGCCGGCTGGTCGGCGACCGGAGGTGGCCGCCGACCACGTCCTTCGCGGCGGCGACCGCGTACTTCCCGGGCCCCGTCGCCGCGCTGCGCACCCTGAAGTCCGAGGTGATCACCGGCCTGTCCGCCGGGACCGAGGCGGAGCTGGTGGCGGCGGAGGGGCAGCGCTGGCGCACCGGCGGCACGCATGCGCTGATCCAGGTCAGGTGA
- a CDS encoding cytochrome P450 — MSGAEAGRAPGPGGVPDVFDPRRYAAAVPYDDYRVLRERRPVVWQEEPEVLGWPAGPGFWAVTRHADVVRVLKDSATYSSYLGATQIRDPDPEDLPFIRRMMLNQDPPQHGRLRRLVSRAFTPGRIERFAQVARERARTLLAGALERAAEGDGTVDLVAAVTDEYALLNLTDLLGVPEHDRRLLLRWTHRVIGYQDPDEAGPSVRDRAGRPVNPRSPAMLRDMFGYAQQLAAYKRRYPADDILTTLSHDAELTGPELEMFFFLLTIAGNDTVRSAAPGGLLALAEHPRAYDLLRTGKAHLAEAVEELLRWHPPVLTFRRTAAKDTELAGRRIRAGDKVVVFHASANRDERVFTDPDRLDLGRSPNPHVSFGDGPHVCLGAHFARLQLRVLYEEVLRALPVLRPAGPPERLVSNFINGIKTLPLRIT, encoded by the coding sequence GTGAGCGGTGCCGAGGCGGGGCGGGCGCCCGGTCCCGGCGGGGTGCCCGACGTCTTCGACCCGCGCCGGTACGCCGCCGCCGTGCCCTACGACGACTACCGCGTGCTGCGCGAGCGGCGGCCGGTGGTCTGGCAGGAGGAGCCCGAGGTGCTGGGCTGGCCCGCCGGGCCCGGGTTCTGGGCGGTGACGCGGCACGCGGACGTCGTACGGGTCCTGAAGGACTCGGCCACCTACTCGTCGTACCTCGGCGCGACCCAGATCCGCGACCCCGACCCGGAGGACCTGCCGTTCATCCGGCGCATGATGCTCAACCAGGACCCGCCACAGCACGGCAGGCTGCGGCGGCTGGTGAGCCGGGCGTTCACCCCGGGCCGGATCGAGCGGTTCGCGCAGGTCGCCCGGGAGCGGGCACGGACCCTGCTCGCGGGGGCGCTGGAGCGGGCCGCCGAGGGGGACGGCACGGTCGACCTGGTGGCGGCCGTCACCGACGAGTACGCCCTGCTGAACCTGACCGACCTGCTGGGCGTCCCGGAGCACGACCGGCGGCTGCTGCTGCGGTGGACCCACCGGGTGATCGGCTACCAGGACCCGGACGAGGCCGGCCCCTCGGTGCGGGACCGGGCGGGCCGGCCGGTGAACCCGCGCTCCCCGGCGATGCTGCGGGACATGTTCGGCTATGCGCAGCAGTTGGCTGCGTACAAACGACGGTATCCCGCCGACGACATCCTCACGACCCTCAGTCACGACGCGGAACTCACCGGTCCCGAGCTGGAGATGTTCTTCTTCCTGCTCACCATCGCCGGCAACGACACCGTCCGCAGCGCGGCCCCCGGCGGACTGCTGGCACTGGCCGAGCACCCGCGGGCGTACGACCTGCTGCGCACCGGGAAGGCACACCTCGCCGAAGCCGTCGAAGAGTTGCTGCGGTGGCACCCGCCCGTGCTGACCTTCCGGCGCACCGCGGCCAAGGACACCGAGCTGGCGGGCCGGCGCATCAGGGCGGGCGACAAGGTCGTGGTCTTCCACGCCTCCGCCAACCGCGACGAGCGGGTCTTCACCGACCCGGACCGGCTCGACCTCGGCCGCTCCCCCAACCCGCACGTGTCCTTCGGCGACGGTCCGCACGTCTGCTTGGGCGCGCACTTCGCCCGGCTGCAACTGCGCGTCCTCTACGAGGAGGTGCTGCGCGCCCTGCCCGTGCTGCGCCCCGCCGGACCGCCCGAGCGACTGGTGTCCAACTTCATCAACGGCATCAAGACGCTGCCGCTGCGCATCACCTGA
- a CDS encoding alpha/beta fold hydrolase, protein MNSFVLPHEVHGDGAHQVFAVHGWFADRSAYAAVLPDLDRTAFTYVPVDLRGYGEARDVAGSFTTAEAAADLLALADRLGWARFSVIGHSMGGAVAQRLLALAPDRLRRIVGVSPVPASGMPLPGEQGALFTEAAHKAANRRAILDFTTGGRRPAAWLDRMVARSLERSDAGAFRAWLDSWAGEDFHAEVAGATVPALAVAGELDPALSPTLMRRTWLSWYPHGHLVTLPGAGHYAMDETPLDLIRVVEDFLRADGAGGADGGGPA, encoded by the coding sequence ATGAACTCCTTCGTGCTGCCCCATGAGGTGCACGGCGACGGCGCCCACCAGGTGTTCGCCGTGCACGGCTGGTTCGCCGACCGGTCCGCCTACGCGGCCGTGCTGCCGGACCTGGACCGCACCGCCTTCACCTATGTGCCGGTCGATCTGCGCGGCTACGGCGAGGCCCGGGACGTCGCCGGGTCCTTCACGACGGCCGAGGCGGCCGCCGATCTCCTCGCGCTGGCCGACCGGCTCGGCTGGGCGCGGTTCTCGGTGATCGGGCACTCCATGGGCGGCGCGGTGGCCCAGCGGCTGCTCGCGCTCGCCCCGGACCGGCTGCGCCGGATCGTCGGCGTCTCCCCGGTGCCCGCCTCGGGCATGCCGCTTCCGGGCGAGCAGGGCGCGCTGTTCACGGAGGCGGCGCACAAGGCGGCGAACCGGCGCGCGATCCTCGACTTCACCACCGGGGGCCGCCGCCCCGCCGCCTGGCTGGACCGGATGGTGGCGCGCTCCCTGGAGCGCAGCGACGCCGGGGCGTTCCGGGCCTGGCTGGACTCGTGGGCCGGCGAGGACTTCCATGCCGAGGTGGCGGGCGCCACGGTGCCCGCGCTGGCCGTGGCGGGGGAGCTGGACCCGGCGCTGTCCCCCACGCTGATGCGCCGGACATGGCTGTCCTGGTACCCGCACGGCCACCTCGTCACCCTGCCCGGCGCCGGGCACTACGCGATGGACGAGACACCGCTGGACCTGATCCGGGTCGTGGAGGACTTCCTGCGCGCGGACGGGGCGGGCGGCGCGGACGGGGGCGGTCCGGCGTGA
- the cyc2 gene encoding germacradienol/geosmin synthase Cyc2, with product MTQPFELPHFYMPYPARLNPHLDEARAHSTAWAREMGMLEGSGIWDQSDLEAHDYGLLCAYTHPDCDGPALSLITDWYVWVFFFDDHFLDMYKRTQDRAAGKAHLDRLPLFMPLEVATPVPEPQNPVEAGLKDLWARTVPSMSVDWRRRFSVATEHLLNESMWELSNINEGRIANPVEYIEMRRKVGGAPWSAGLVEYATAEVPAAVAGSRPLRVLMETFADAVHLRNDLFSYQREVEDEGENSNGVLVLETFFGCTTQQAADTVNDILTSRLHQFEHTALTEVPAVALENGLTPAETAAIAAYTKGLQDWQSGGHEWHLRSSRYMNQGARSGSPWQLPSGPGTSAAHIGTLLASAAQERLRAYSHVPYQKVGPSILPEFHMPFPLELSPHLDAARRNLRTWCDQVGILQEGVWDEDKLRAYDLALCSAGLDPDATPEALDLSAQWLAFGTYGDDYYPLVYGHRRDLAAARLTTARLSACMPVEGEPTLVPGNAMERSLIDLWARTTAEMTADQRRTLKAAVDTMTESWVWELSNQVQNRVPDPVDYLEMRRSTFGSDLTLSLCRMGHGPAIPPEVYRSGPVRSLENAAIDYACLLNDIFSYQKEIEYEGEIHNAILVVQNFFGIDYPTALGVVHDLTTQRMQQFEHVVAHELPVLYDDFELSREARRAMDGYVLDLQNWLAGILNWHRNVDRYKDAWLSRRAHRFLPDRTPARPVLALG from the coding sequence ATGACGCAGCCGTTCGAACTCCCGCACTTCTACATGCCGTATCCCGCACGGCTCAATCCGCACCTGGACGAGGCCCGGGCCCACTCCACCGCGTGGGCCCGGGAGATGGGCATGCTGGAGGGCTCCGGGATCTGGGACCAGTCCGACCTGGAGGCGCACGACTACGGACTGCTGTGCGCCTACACCCACCCCGACTGCGACGGGCCCGCCCTCTCGCTGATCACCGACTGGTACGTGTGGGTCTTCTTCTTCGACGACCACTTCCTGGACATGTACAAGCGCACCCAGGACCGCGCCGCCGGCAAGGCCCACCTCGACCGGCTGCCGCTGTTCATGCCGCTCGAGGTGGCGACCCCCGTACCGGAGCCGCAGAACCCGGTCGAGGCGGGCCTGAAGGACCTGTGGGCGCGTACGGTGCCGTCGATGTCGGTGGACTGGCGCCGCCGCTTCTCCGTCGCCACCGAGCACCTGCTCAACGAGTCGATGTGGGAGCTGTCGAACATCAACGAGGGGCGCATCGCCAACCCCGTCGAGTACATCGAGATGCGCCGCAAGGTCGGCGGCGCCCCCTGGTCCGCCGGACTGGTGGAGTACGCCACCGCCGAGGTGCCCGCGGCCGTCGCCGGGAGCCGGCCGCTGCGGGTGCTCATGGAGACCTTCGCCGACGCCGTCCACCTGCGCAACGACCTGTTCTCCTACCAGCGCGAGGTCGAGGACGAGGGCGAGAACAGCAACGGCGTGCTGGTCCTGGAGACCTTCTTCGGCTGCACCACCCAGCAGGCCGCCGACACCGTCAACGACATCCTCACCTCGCGCCTGCACCAGTTCGAGCACACCGCGCTCACCGAAGTCCCCGCCGTCGCCCTGGAGAACGGCCTCACCCCGGCCGAGACGGCCGCGATCGCCGCGTACACCAAGGGACTCCAGGACTGGCAGTCCGGCGGCCACGAATGGCACCTGCGCTCCAGCCGCTACATGAACCAGGGCGCGCGCAGCGGTTCGCCCTGGCAGCTGCCCAGCGGCCCCGGCACCTCCGCCGCCCACATCGGCACCCTGCTCGCCTCCGCCGCCCAGGAACGCCTGCGCGCCTACTCCCACGTGCCTTACCAGAAGGTCGGCCCGTCGATCCTGCCCGAGTTCCACATGCCGTTCCCGCTGGAGCTGAGCCCCCACCTCGACGCCGCCCGCCGCAATCTGCGCACCTGGTGCGACCAGGTCGGCATCCTCCAGGAGGGCGTCTGGGACGAGGACAAGCTGCGCGCCTACGACCTCGCCCTGTGCTCCGCCGGACTCGACCCCGACGCCACCCCCGAGGCACTCGACCTCAGCGCCCAGTGGCTCGCCTTCGGCACCTACGGCGACGACTACTACCCGCTCGTCTACGGCCACCGCAGGGACCTGGCCGCCGCCCGCCTGACCACCGCCCGGCTGTCGGCCTGCATGCCCGTCGAGGGCGAGCCCACGCTCGTGCCCGGCAACGCCATGGAACGCTCCCTGATCGACCTGTGGGCGCGCACCACCGCCGAGATGACCGCCGACCAGCGGCGCACCCTCAAGGCCGCCGTGGACACCATGACCGAGAGCTGGGTGTGGGAACTGTCCAACCAGGTGCAGAACCGCGTCCCCGACCCGGTCGACTACCTGGAGATGCGCCGCTCCACCTTCGGCTCCGACCTCACCCTGAGCCTGTGCCGGATGGGCCACGGCCCCGCGATCCCGCCCGAGGTGTACCGCAGCGGCCCGGTGCGCTCCCTGGAGAACGCCGCCATCGACTACGCCTGTCTGCTCAACGACATCTTCTCGTACCAGAAGGAGATCGAGTACGAGGGCGAGATCCACAACGCGATCCTGGTCGTGCAGAACTTCTTCGGCATCGACTACCCGACCGCGCTCGGCGTCGTGCACGACCTCACCACCCAGCGCATGCAGCAGTTCGAGCACGTGGTCGCCCACGAACTGCCCGTCCTCTACGACGACTTCGAGCTGTCGCGGGAGGCCCGCAGGGCGATGGACGGCTACGTCCTCGATCTGCAGAACTGGCTGGCCGGCATCCTCAACTGGCACCGGAACGTGGACCGCTACAAGGACGCGTGGCTGAGCCGGCGCGCCCACCGCTTCCTGCCCGACCGCACGCCCGCACGACCGGTGCTCGCCCTGGGCTGA